In Halanaerobiales bacterium, the following proteins share a genomic window:
- a CDS encoding PAS domain-containing protein, with translation MPKKNVSNILNSFKPIVKALGKTLGQHFEIVLHDMTREASIVAIENSHISGRKIGDRAPELLKNMLSSIKEDEDMILNYVIKTDEGRPLKSSTVLIQNDNDDIIGAFCVNIDLTNIKIAQQFLSELSNIEEEESIRNKFPEDVEDFLDIVIQNSLEQVDKPVHLLTKEDKLKIVEYLDDNNAFNIKDTINTLANELNVSRYTIYNYLDEVRSKK, from the coding sequence ATGCCTAAAAAAAATGTTTCTAATATACTTAATTCATTTAAGCCAATTGTTAAAGCTTTAGGTAAAACCTTAGGTCAACATTTTGAAATAGTATTACATGATATGACAAGAGAAGCCTCAATAGTAGCTATTGAAAATTCTCATATTAGTGGTCGCAAAATAGGGGATAGAGCTCCAGAATTATTAAAAAATATGCTTTCTTCTATAAAAGAAGATGAAGATATGATTTTAAATTATGTAATTAAAACTGATGAAGGCAGACCATTAAAATCCTCAACTGTGCTCATTCAAAATGATAATGATGATATTATTGGAGCTTTTTGTGTTAATATTGATTTAACCAATATAAAGATTGCTCAACAATTTTTAAGTGAATTAAGTAATATTGAAGAAGAAGAATCAATTAGAAATAAATTCCCAGAAGATGTAGAAGACTTTTTGGATATTGTAATTCAAAATAGTTTAGAACAGGTTGACAAACCGGTTCATCTTCTTACAAAAGAAGATAAATTAAAAATTGTAGAATATCTTGATGATAATAATGCTTTTAATATTAAGGATACAATAAATACTCTTGCTAATGAATTAAATGTATCACGTTACACAATTTATAATTATCTTGATGAAGTAAGGTCTAAAAAATAA